The following coding sequences lie in one Moritella viscosa genomic window:
- a CDS encoding putative iron transport system, periplasmic solute binding protein, with protein sequence MLRQFGFTTSSLLFFSLFLSTSVWASSSAKEEHKFKVVTTFTVIADMARNVAGDAAIVTSITKPDAEIHNYQTTPGDIRRAQGADLIIYNGLNLELWFDKFFHNLRDVPSVVVTEGIVPMGIAKGPYSGKPNPHAWMSAPNALVYVENIRRALVKYDAVNTATYNQNAKRYSAQILDAVKPFKQKIAAVPKDKRWLVSSEGAFSYLTRDYDLKELYLWPINADAQGTPQQVRKVIDEIKANNIIAIFSESTVSARPAQQVARETGSRYAGVLYVDSLSAIDGPVPTYIDLLKVTLSTIAEGLNQ encoded by the coding sequence ATGCTTCGTCAGTTTGGTTTTACTACATCATCACTACTCTTCTTCTCACTTTTTTTATCCACGTCAGTGTGGGCTAGCTCTTCTGCAAAAGAGGAACATAAATTTAAAGTTGTCACTACGTTTACTGTGATAGCTGATATGGCCAGAAATGTTGCTGGCGACGCCGCTATTGTCACGTCCATCACCAAGCCGGATGCTGAGATCCATAATTACCAAACGACACCGGGTGATATACGCCGCGCGCAAGGTGCTGATTTAATTATCTATAACGGTCTTAATCTAGAGTTATGGTTTGATAAGTTTTTCCATAATTTACGTGATGTGCCTAGTGTTGTTGTAACAGAGGGCATAGTGCCTATGGGTATAGCGAAGGGGCCTTATTCTGGAAAACCTAACCCTCATGCTTGGATGTCTGCGCCTAATGCATTGGTTTATGTTGAAAATATCCGTCGAGCACTGGTGAAATATGACGCAGTGAATACTGCGACTTATAACCAAAATGCCAAGCGTTATAGTGCACAGATTCTCGATGCAGTTAAGCCATTTAAACAGAAAATTGCAGCTGTACCGAAAGACAAACGTTGGTTAGTTAGTAGCGAAGGTGCGTTCAGTTATTTAACGCGTGATTATGATTTGAAAGAGCTTTACCTTTGGCCCATTAACGCGGATGCGCAGGGAACTCCACAGCAAGTTCGGAAAGTAATCGATGAGATCAAAGCCAATAATATCATTGCCATTTTTAGTGAAAGTACGGTATCAGCTCGGCCTGCACAGCAAGTCGCTCGTGAAACAGGTAGTCGCTATGCTGGTGTGTTATATGTTGATTCATTAAGCGCGATTGATGGACCCGTGCCAACCTACATTGACTTGCTTAAAGTCACGCTAAGTACAATAGCAGAAGGACTAAATCAATAA
- a CDS encoding membrane protein, which yields MTQSLTTHKILTVLTLTLASPMVLAHSGHDHSDPLSGLIHLLWLAPVVLAAGYAVFSIRRANRIKSTEK from the coding sequence ATGACTCAATCTCTCACCACCCATAAAATATTGACCGTGTTAACCCTTACTTTAGCGAGTCCGATGGTTTTGGCGCATTCAGGACATGATCACAGTGACCCACTATCAGGATTAATTCATTTACTTTGGCTTGCACCCGTTGTGTTAGCTGCTGGATATGCAGTATTTTCTATTCGTCGTGCTAATCGCATTAAATCAACGGAAAAATAA
- a CDS encoding response regulator, protein MLENGKKHILIIEDDLEICRLLDMFLRTKGYQVSLSNSGTEGLADIARLQPDLVVLDIMMPGMNGIEVCKQSREIYTGPIIMLTACSEEISEIAALDTGADGYLHKPLRPHILLSHIEALLRRESRSKKSDNALSHTGTLTIDTLKRLVTRDNEEIILTGAEYEMLEYLAKQAGTIISRDECYKALKGVEFDGLDRALDMRLSSLRKKIKDDVAPYQIIKTIRCKGYLFVKQ, encoded by the coding sequence ATGTTAGAAAATGGCAAAAAACACATTTTAATTATTGAAGATGATTTAGAAATTTGTCGTCTTCTCGACATGTTTTTACGCACTAAAGGGTACCAAGTATCACTCAGTAATAGTGGTACAGAGGGACTTGCAGATATAGCCAGATTGCAGCCTGATCTCGTGGTATTAGATATAATGATGCCGGGTATGAATGGGATTGAAGTGTGTAAGCAAAGTCGTGAGATTTATACTGGGCCTATTATTATGCTTACTGCTTGCAGTGAAGAAATATCTGAGATCGCAGCGTTAGATACGGGTGCTGATGGTTATTTACATAAACCGTTACGACCGCATATTTTACTCTCTCATATTGAAGCATTGTTACGCCGCGAAAGCAGAAGTAAGAAAAGTGATAATGCGTTAAGTCATACCGGTACGTTAACGATAGATACATTGAAGCGTTTGGTTACCCGTGATAATGAAGAAATTATCTTAACCGGTGCCGAATATGAAATGTTGGAATATTTAGCAAAACAAGCGGGAACAATCATTAGTCGTGATGAGTGTTACAAAGCGTTAAAAGGGGTTGAATTTGATGGTTTGGATAGAGCACTAGATATGCGCTTATCCAGTTTACGTAAAAAGATAAAAGATGATGTCGCCCCGTACCAAATAATTAAAACAATCCGTTGTAAGGGTTACCTATTTGTTAAGCAATAA
- a CDS encoding putative iron transport system, permease component: MLDTLLMPFSYDYMVNAIFISALVGGVCAFLSAYLMLKGWSLIGDALSHAIVPGVAAAYMLGLPFALGAFFSGGLAATTMLFLNQRTKLKEDAIIGLIFTSFFGLGLFMVSLAPTSVNIQTIVLGNILAITPADTVQLLLIAGISLFVLILKWKDLMVVFFDENHARSIGLNPNSLKILFFTLLSACTVAALQTVGAFLVIAMVVTPGATAYLLSDRFSRVIILSVVIGAVSSFVGAYLSYFIDGATGGIIVVLQAMVFILAFVFAPKHGYLAARYKARQTIRTL; the protein is encoded by the coding sequence ATGCTAGATACATTATTAATGCCATTTAGTTATGATTATATGGTAAATGCTATTTTTATTAGTGCGCTGGTGGGCGGCGTCTGTGCTTTTCTGTCTGCATATCTTATGTTGAAAGGCTGGTCATTAATTGGTGATGCGTTATCACACGCGATTGTTCCCGGTGTTGCCGCCGCATATATGCTGGGTTTACCGTTTGCCTTAGGGGCTTTTTTCTCGGGTGGTTTAGCGGCAACCACTATGCTGTTTTTAAATCAACGCACAAAGTTAAAAGAAGACGCAATCATCGGCCTAATCTTTACCTCATTTTTTGGATTAGGTCTGTTTATGGTGTCACTCGCCCCGACATCGGTGAATATTCAAACTATTGTACTGGGTAATATTCTGGCTATTACCCCTGCTGATACAGTGCAGTTACTCTTAATCGCAGGCATTTCACTGTTTGTATTAATATTAAAATGGAAGGATCTAATGGTGGTTTTCTTTGATGAAAACCATGCCCGTAGTATTGGTTTAAACCCAAATTCGTTAAAAATATTATTTTTTACCTTACTCAGTGCATGCACTGTGGCGGCACTGCAAACCGTTGGCGCATTCTTAGTAATAGCGATGGTTGTGACGCCCGGTGCGACAGCTTATTTATTAAGTGACCGGTTTTCACGTGTGATTATATTAAGTGTTGTAATTGGAGCCGTTAGTTCATTTGTTGGTGCTTATCTAAGCTATTTTATTGATGGTGCAACGGGGGGGATCATTGTGGTCTTGCAAGCGATGGTATTTATTCTGGCGTTTGTATTTGCTCCCAAACATGGCTACCTAGCCGCAAGATATAAAGCCAGACAAACGATAAGGACGCTATGA
- a CDS encoding long-chain-fatty-acid--CoA ligase has translation MLSNTAVEKIELNGINCIADLIQQTCEKFADKPAYTCLGKTLTFKEIDRLSGAFASYLQNHTDLKPGDKIAIQLPSITQFPIAAYGATRAGLVLVNTNPLYTPREMLHQFNNSEATALVILSDLLPVAEKVLPDTNIKTVITTHAADLLSPQEQGSEQLDTISLLDAIALGENSTYQPVTCDLDDLAVLQYTGGTTGLSKGAMLSHSNVLSNTFQTKGRLACLITEGEEILVSPLPLYHIYAFNITLLLYFSTGAHSVLIPNPRDMVGFINSIKTIKFTAISGLNTLFVGLCSLPEFRELDFSQLRITTSGGTALTSSTAKLWKEVTGCDICEGYGLSETAPVVTFNLPGQTLIGSIGSAVPGTEIKLLDESDKEVVPGEAGELAVRGPQVMQGYWRSNNATAEVMTTDGYFKTGDIAERLDNGYYKIVDRKKDMIIVSGFNVYPNEVEEILSNHAGIQEAAVIGVPLEKTGEAVKAFIVKSQQNQDLAEEDVISHCKTFLTAYKVPKQIVFIDELPKTAVGKILRRELRTV, from the coding sequence ATGTTATCGAATACAGCTGTAGAAAAAATCGAATTGAATGGAATCAATTGTATTGCAGATTTGATACAACAAACATGTGAAAAATTTGCTGATAAACCAGCGTATACTTGCTTAGGAAAAACACTTACCTTTAAAGAAATTGATCGACTTTCAGGTGCATTTGCATCTTATTTACAAAATCATACTGATCTAAAACCCGGTGATAAAATTGCCATTCAATTACCCAGCATCACTCAATTTCCAATTGCAGCCTACGGTGCCACACGTGCAGGATTAGTATTAGTTAATACCAACCCACTTTACACACCAAGAGAAATGTTACACCAATTTAATAACTCAGAAGCAACTGCATTAGTGATCCTATCTGATCTACTCCCTGTAGCAGAAAAAGTCCTGCCTGATACCAACATCAAAACAGTGATCACAACGCATGCAGCCGATTTACTTTCGCCACAAGAACAAGGCTCAGAGCAACTAGATACTATTTCATTACTCGATGCGATTGCCCTAGGTGAAAACAGCACTTATCAACCTGTTACTTGTGATCTTGATGATTTAGCCGTTTTACAATACACAGGCGGCACGACTGGTTTATCAAAAGGCGCAATGCTAAGTCACAGCAATGTATTAAGTAATACATTTCAAACGAAGGGTCGTTTAGCCTGCTTGATTACCGAAGGTGAAGAAATTCTTGTATCACCACTCCCGCTTTATCATATTTACGCATTTAATATCACCCTGCTACTGTACTTCAGCACTGGCGCTCACTCAGTATTGATTCCAAATCCACGTGACATGGTTGGTTTTATTAATTCAATTAAGACCATCAAATTCACTGCTATTTCTGGTCTTAATACTTTATTTGTAGGCTTATGTTCTCTTCCTGAATTTAGAGAGCTCGACTTCAGTCAATTAAGAATTACAACTTCTGGTGGTACAGCATTAACAAGCTCAACCGCTAAGCTATGGAAAGAAGTAACCGGATGCGATATCTGTGAAGGCTATGGATTATCTGAAACTGCCCCGGTCGTTACTTTTAACCTACCAGGGCAAACTTTGATTGGTTCGATTGGATCTGCTGTTCCAGGGACTGAAATTAAACTGCTTGATGAAAGTGATAAAGAAGTAGTCCCTGGAGAGGCTGGTGAATTAGCCGTTCGCGGTCCACAGGTAATGCAAGGATACTGGCGCAGTAATAATGCAACGGCAGAAGTAATGACAACAGATGGTTATTTCAAAACGGGTGATATTGCCGAGCGACTTGATAATGGGTATTACAAAATAGTTGACCGTAAAAAAGACATGATTATTGTGTCGGGTTTTAATGTATACCCTAATGAAGTCGAAGAGATTTTATCTAATCACGCAGGGATCCAAGAAGCGGCTGTAATTGGCGTACCACTGGAAAAAACAGGTGAAGCAGTGAAGGCATTTATCGTCAAATCACAACAAAACCAAGATCTTGCTGAAGAAGATGTTATTTCACACTGTAAAACTTTCTTAACCGCATATAAAGTACCTAAGCAGATTGTATTTATTGATGAATTACCAAAAACAGCCGTGGGGAAAATTTTACGTCGTGAATTACGTACCGTATAA
- a CDS encoding putative superoxide dismutase — MLFKLVSAMDKKLSFSQVSAHCDIPCKIYDPISAQLAVLTMIRMVDLLDEFGCKDSFSLNDQAQFGRLITEKEVHGLKVKEEIRVIWGDYIKQPQLEQFPELHELTHSIMLAASKAKQNIDKDATLDLLAKVNRFAEIFWTTKGVDTFTATSPYPPAQQLVYPKLDC, encoded by the coding sequence ATGTTATTTAAATTAGTCTCGGCAATGGATAAGAAATTGTCATTTAGTCAGGTATCTGCGCATTGTGATATTCCATGCAAGATCTATGATCCTATCTCGGCGCAGTTAGCTGTGCTCACAATGATACGTATGGTTGATTTATTGGATGAGTTTGGCTGTAAAGATTCTTTCAGTTTAAATGATCAAGCACAATTTGGACGTTTAATTACCGAGAAAGAAGTGCATGGTTTAAAAGTGAAAGAAGAAATCCGCGTTATTTGGGGCGATTATATTAAACAGCCGCAATTAGAGCAGTTCCCAGAACTACACGAATTGACGCATAGTATTATGCTCGCAGCATCTAAAGCTAAGCAGAATATTGATAAAGATGCGACACTGGATTTATTAGCAAAAGTTAATCGATTTGCCGAAATATTTTGGACTACAAAAGGTGTTGATACATTTACCGCTACATCACCGTATCCACCAGCGCAACAACTTGTTTATCCTAAACTCGATTGCTAG
- a CDS encoding putative iron transport system, ATPase component produces the protein MMGLEVNDISVTYRNGHTALFNASFNLPKGSITALVGINGSGKSTLFKAIMGFVTLAKGSVNILGLPVKKALKNNYVAYVPQSEEIDWNFPVLVKDVVMMGRYGHMNMLRIAKPNDHDKVNMALDRVNMGEFQNRQIGELSGGQKKRVFLARALAQESQVILLDEPFTGVDVKTEEQIMALLRELRGEGKVILVSTHNLGTVPEFCDRTVLINRTILDAGLTRDIFTQDNLQKTFGGVLRHFILAGDELHEDDDARQVTVLSDHERPVVLYGEVEQTSVVRD, from the coding sequence ATGATGGGATTAGAAGTTAATGATATCAGCGTAACTTATCGCAACGGTCATACCGCATTATTCAATGCCAGCTTTAATTTGCCTAAGGGTTCTATTACTGCGTTAGTGGGAATCAATGGCAGCGGTAAATCAACCTTATTTAAGGCGATAATGGGGTTTGTTACTTTGGCTAAAGGCTCTGTAAACATTTTGGGTTTACCGGTTAAAAAGGCGTTAAAAAATAATTATGTCGCTTACGTTCCACAGAGTGAAGAAATTGATTGGAACTTTCCGGTTTTAGTCAAAGACGTAGTCATGATGGGACGTTACGGACATATGAATATGTTACGTATCGCAAAGCCAAATGATCACGATAAGGTCAATATGGCGCTTGATCGCGTCAACATGGGTGAATTTCAAAATCGTCAAATTGGTGAATTATCTGGCGGTCAGAAAAAACGGGTGTTTTTAGCGCGTGCATTAGCCCAAGAAAGCCAAGTTATTTTACTTGATGAACCTTTTACGGGGGTTGATGTAAAAACGGAAGAGCAGATCATGGCGTTATTACGTGAACTGCGTGGAGAAGGTAAAGTTATCTTAGTATCCACACATAATCTAGGTACTGTACCTGAATTCTGCGACAGAACCGTACTCATTAATCGTACCATATTAGATGCAGGGCTAACGCGCGATATATTTACCCAAGATAACCTGCAAAAAACGTTTGGTGGGGTATTACGTCATTTCATTCTAGCGGGTGATGAACTCCATGAGGATGATGATGCGAGGCAGGTGACGGTACTCTCTGATCATGAACGACCAGTGGTGCTATATGGTGAAGTTGAGCAAACGTCTGTTGTGAGGGATTGA
- the uspB gene encoding universal stress protein B produces MNNSDLIFIAFSIITLVNVARAVSSLRCLLYRMKDIDPLLYQRVNGRVFFSTEGNYSKQMQLFHYIRRDEHLHHFDEYFIYRCNKVKKIFTLATYLVVFNILLIPVLMYLDL; encoded by the coding sequence ATGAATAATAGTGATCTAATCTTTATCGCCTTCTCTATTATTACTCTAGTTAATGTCGCACGTGCAGTGTCGTCATTACGTTGCTTGTTGTATCGCATGAAAGATATTGATCCGCTGCTTTACCAACGTGTTAATGGGCGCGTATTTTTCAGTACCGAAGGTAATTACAGTAAACAGATGCAACTGTTCCATTATATTCGCCGTGATGAACATCTACATCATTTTGATGAATACTTTATTTATCGTTGTAACAAGGTTAAAAAAATATTTACTTTGGCAACTTACCTCGTCGTTTTTAATATTCTTCTCATTCCGGTATTAATGTACCTCGATTTATAA
- the emrD gene encoding multidrug resistance protein D: MVVRQQSSSANMAKLLFLIIILTAVGQMTQTMYVPSIAAMASYFSVQPTYLQAVMAAYLIPYGLSQFIYGPLSDRIGRRPVIIVGMLIFLLGTLGALFASSFELFLLASFIQGAGTGCAGAMSRTVTRDCYDGASLHKANSLVSMGVIFSPLLAPVVGGYLSMAFDWHTSYVFLLVFGALVTLAMFVMFDETLPKENRRSERVWTSYSYVLSNRQFQGYVFCLIATFAGIAVFEAAAGVLLGSVLKLDPATVSWLFVLPLPGYLLGAWLSATLSARIGQRHLFNIGMATLIIGALIIFIPGMAGLVTVVSLIGGGFVSFIGAGIIFPAATTAAIQPFPHHAGTAGAILGGMQNLGAGLATLAASLMGAKDQFNLGSVMLVTAVLVVISLFWVRRRFANDAAMTPSL; this comes from the coding sequence ATGGTTGTGCGTCAACAATCGTCTTCTGCCAACATGGCAAAATTACTATTTCTAATTATCATTCTGACTGCAGTCGGTCAAATGACACAAACGATGTATGTGCCATCTATCGCTGCAATGGCAAGCTATTTTTCCGTCCAGCCCACATATTTACAAGCTGTTATGGCCGCTTATTTGATCCCTTATGGATTATCACAGTTTATCTATGGACCATTGTCAGATCGTATCGGTCGACGTCCGGTGATCATTGTAGGGATGCTGATATTTTTGCTGGGAACGCTAGGCGCATTGTTTGCATCGTCTTTTGAACTGTTTCTATTGGCAAGCTTTATCCAAGGTGCTGGTACGGGCTGTGCGGGTGCTATGTCGCGGACGGTGACGCGTGATTGTTATGATGGGGCATCATTACACAAAGCAAATAGCTTAGTGAGTATGGGTGTGATTTTTTCACCTTTACTTGCCCCTGTGGTTGGTGGTTATCTGTCAATGGCGTTTGATTGGCATACCAGTTATGTGTTTCTACTGGTTTTTGGTGCCTTGGTTACATTAGCTATGTTCGTGATGTTTGATGAAACACTGCCTAAAGAAAATCGTCGTAGTGAACGCGTTTGGACAAGTTATAGCTATGTGCTAAGTAATCGTCAATTTCAAGGGTATGTATTTTGCTTGATCGCGACATTTGCTGGTATTGCTGTATTTGAAGCTGCGGCAGGTGTACTACTCGGCAGCGTGTTAAAACTGGATCCAGCAACTGTAAGCTGGTTGTTTGTATTACCACTGCCTGGATATTTGCTGGGGGCGTGGTTATCCGCAACGCTATCGGCGCGTATTGGTCAACGTCATCTCTTTAATATAGGTATGGCAACACTGATCATTGGAGCCTTGATTATTTTTATACCGGGTATGGCTGGACTTGTTACTGTGGTATCGCTGATCGGTGGTGGCTTTGTGTCGTTTATTGGTGCTGGCATTATATTTCCAGCAGCAACGACCGCAGCTATTCAACCTTTTCCACATCATGCAGGTACTGCGGGCGCAATTTTAGGTGGCATGCAAAATTTAGGCGCTGGTCTTGCAACTCTCGCGGCATCCTTAATGGGCGCGAAGGATCAATTTAACCTTGGTTCTGTGATGTTAGTGACAGCTGTTCTGGTTGTGATTAGTTTATTTTGGGTTCGTCGTCGTTTCGCGAATGATGCTGCAATGACACCAAGTTTGTAA
- a CDS encoding sensor protein, histidine kinase: MLSNNIFTNLNRIINRNTANTLFFKLYISITAAIIGSIVIVSIFMDYYDDNLDDVGFVHNASFAATLLDDFIEDTDRWNMEVDLLSRFTGFTIEKISVKNALAYHQKHEMLDKIDIKQNKNYPALPAGIGKWGVYVYRDEEESGRLAVILPHHEGLLLIIDRLEEAYPMDGPEYWMDDPEDWMDEDDYITLFLLGFIFFSIALVLYSSVKTISDHVYRLSSASLALANGQLDTRVDDKIPAPLNQMAASFNEMAISLQYSQHQQQVMANAIAHELRTPLTRIQLVMGLLSDEKHSPYTTELHSDLSRYTVEMEALANDILMLQTIEHKPSSAHQIIDLSELIKSREVEFQRQYPHVSLSSDIDTVKVDANPRYLQLIVDNLVKNACLYADSTVKLSLKNDPEYFSIVVEDDGDGISPLQREQVLDAFTRLDNSRSRQTGGFGLGLAIVNTIVKTMKADIDIDTSELGGAMFVVRFRHVV; the protein is encoded by the coding sequence TTGTTAAGCAATAATATATTTACGAATCTTAATCGAATAATAAACCGTAATACGGCCAATACGCTTTTTTTTAAGCTGTATATCAGTATTACCGCTGCGATTATCGGTAGCATTGTCATTGTTTCGATATTCATGGATTACTACGACGATAATCTTGATGATGTTGGATTTGTGCACAATGCTAGCTTTGCCGCCACATTACTCGATGATTTTATCGAAGATACTGATCGTTGGAATATGGAAGTCGACTTATTGAGTCGATTTACCGGATTTACTATTGAAAAGATCTCGGTGAAAAACGCATTGGCGTATCATCAAAAGCATGAGATGTTGGACAAAATTGATATAAAGCAAAATAAAAACTATCCAGCACTACCAGCTGGGATTGGTAAATGGGGCGTATATGTATACCGGGATGAAGAAGAAAGTGGACGCCTTGCAGTGATCCTTCCACATCATGAAGGGCTATTGCTTATTATTGACCGTTTAGAAGAGGCTTATCCGATGGATGGTCCAGAATATTGGATGGATGATCCAGAAGATTGGATGGATGAGGATGATTATATAACACTATTTCTACTCGGTTTTATCTTTTTTAGTATCGCATTAGTGTTGTATTCCTCAGTAAAAACCATATCGGATCATGTTTATCGCTTGAGCTCTGCGAGTTTAGCATTAGCAAATGGGCAGCTTGATACGCGAGTTGACGATAAAATACCAGCCCCGTTAAACCAGATGGCTGCAAGTTTTAATGAGATGGCGATATCTTTGCAGTACTCACAGCATCAGCAACAAGTTATGGCGAATGCTATTGCGCATGAATTACGCACCCCGTTAACGCGAATTCAATTAGTGATGGGGTTATTAAGTGATGAAAAACATAGCCCATATACGACTGAATTACACAGTGATTTAAGTCGTTACACAGTTGAAATGGAAGCATTGGCCAATGATATTTTGATGTTGCAAACGATTGAACATAAACCTTCTTCTGCACATCAAATTATCGACTTAAGTGAGTTGATAAAATCACGTGAAGTTGAGTTTCAACGCCAATATCCTCATGTATCGCTTTCTTCTGATATTGATACGGTTAAGGTCGATGCAAATCCTCGTTACCTGCAACTTATTGTGGATAACTTGGTAAAAAATGCGTGTTTATATGCGGATTCAACCGTCAAGCTTAGTCTGAAAAATGATCCTGAGTATTTTAGTATTGTTGTTGAAGATGATGGAGACGGTATTTCGCCACTACAACGAGAGCAAGTATTGGATGCTTTTACGCGCTTAGATAACAGCCGAAGTCGTCAAACGGGTGGTTTTGGCTTAGGTTTAGCGATTGTAAATACGATTGTAAAAACGATGAAGGCTGATATTGATATTGACACCAGTGAGTTGGGTGGCGCTATGTTTGTAGTTAGGTTTAGGCACGTAGTTTAA
- a CDS encoding putative lipoprotein: MQRFVSIAVLVGLLLTGCNSSDENSSDENSSSDSYIVPTKFGPTVAGLFDRYTWIKAPNGKAIHIFSQPKVSVAQLLKARNTLEFFLTNTVSTNKKLITNSMADRGATLFIFDDEEAMEIALSNEAFVEDAIAKNPQALYATEIFVEGDSNYLADSPAGRDATFEEVLHFTQAQGIAPVMKDFQKRIAEQADRAIEANVWNPTEVQLEEWKEEGDEVTGYTTSHEYFAAIVEAYYGMWENGTKGMDGYIGYSRVLQAENDKEGLKIVTSFLPKFIPTTMDIDPSFAADSTFHMSYDAGLAYTTKSQYLMSVRLTGTNNSNVSGNAQDNLLMGNEGDNKIDGKGGINTYKVNGLRAEFIVMPHGGAYLVQDKDNARNGADTLSNIKYIQFNDEKIDFTKL, from the coding sequence ATGCAAAGGTTTGTTAGTATCGCTGTATTGGTCGGGCTATTGCTCACTGGCTGTAATAGTTCGGATGAGAATAGTTCGGATGAGAATAGTTCAAGTGATTCATATATAGTACCGACTAAGTTCGGTCCAACTGTAGCGGGTTTATTTGATCGTTATACTTGGATTAAAGCACCCAACGGTAAAGCTATTCATATTTTTTCACAGCCTAAGGTGTCTGTAGCGCAATTGCTTAAAGCACGAAATACCCTCGAGTTTTTTTTGACTAACACGGTATCAACGAATAAAAAACTTATCACCAATAGCATGGCTGATAGGGGGGCAACATTATTCATATTTGATGATGAAGAGGCTATGGAGATCGCTTTATCTAATGAAGCATTTGTTGAAGATGCTATTGCTAAAAACCCTCAGGCCCTTTATGCGACGGAAATATTTGTTGAAGGTGATAGTAACTATTTAGCAGACTCACCGGCTGGACGTGATGCAACCTTTGAAGAAGTATTACACTTCACTCAAGCGCAAGGTATTGCTCCTGTTATGAAAGATTTTCAAAAACGAATTGCAGAACAAGCTGATCGAGCGATAGAGGCCAATGTGTGGAATCCTACAGAGGTACAGCTCGAAGAGTGGAAGGAAGAAGGTGATGAGGTCACTGGCTATACCACCTCCCACGAATACTTTGCTGCAATCGTAGAAGCATATTATGGGATGTGGGAAAACGGGACAAAAGGCATGGATGGCTATATTGGTTACTCTCGTGTCTTACAAGCAGAAAATGACAAAGAAGGACTGAAAATCGTTACATCATTCTTACCTAAATTTATTCCAACAACAATGGATATTGATCCTAGTTTTGCAGCTGATAGTACTTTCCATATGAGTTACGATGCAGGCTTGGCTTATACCACAAAATCACAATACTTGATGTCAGTACGTTTGACGGGCACAAATAACAGCAATGTCTCAGGTAATGCTCAAGATAATTTATTGATGGGTAATGAGGGTGATAACAAGATTGATGGTAAAGGTGGTATTAATACGTATAAAGTTAATGGTTTACGAGCTGAGTTTATAGTTATGCCTCATGGTGGTGCTTACTTGGTGCAGGATAAAGATAATGCTCGTAATGGTGCAGATACTTTGAGTAATATTAAGTATATCCAGTTTAATGATGAGAAAATCGATTTTACTAAGTTATAA